GACCATGCCCGCCGTGCCGTACGTGAGGCACTCGGTGAGGATCTCGATGTCGCTGTACTCCCGGTCGATCAGGTGGCTGATCAGATCGTCCCGGCGCGCCCGGCGGCGGGCCTGGATGGCGGGTTTCACGTCCAGCAGGTAGAAGGCCAGCAGGTGCCGCTGATCCAGGATGCTGTGCAGGCGGCCCTTCTCGGGGCTCAGGCCGGGTTCGCTGTTGCCGTCGTGTTCCACGAACCTCATGACGCGGTGCTCCAGCCCGGGCAGGCGGCTGCTCGTGAGTCCCACCACCTGCGAGGCGACCTGCACGGCCAGGGTCAGGCTCAGGTCGTCAATGTTGGCCTCGCCGCGGGTGGCCAGCTGCCCGATCAGGTCGTCGCTGAGCGCCGCGATCATGGGCTGGTACGTGGCGACCGCGGCGGGCGTGAAGTACCGGGCGGTGTCGCGGCGCATCTCGTGGTGTTCCTCGCCTTCGGTGAACAGCACGGGGCGGCGCTTGAGGATCCCGGCTTCGTTGACGGTCTCGGCGCTGAAGCCGGCCTGCGTGACGGCCTCGCTGCGCAGCACGTCCCGCGCGCCCTGGAACGAGTGGACCTGCACGACGCCGCGCGGGTCCGGGGTGGGGGCGGCGCCCGGCTGGTCCGGGCGGTCGGCGCGGCGGGTGAGGGCGTCGCCGCCGAAGGGGCAGCGGGGGGCGGGCGTGGATTCGGGAACAGTCATGGGGTGGCCTCCGGTGAGGTGGGGGAGAGGTCGGTCAGGGCTTCCAGTCCGGCTGTGACCGTGTTCAGCTGCGGTCCGAGGCGATCCAGTGCGGGCTGCGTGGCGTGCTGGACGGTCTGCATGGCTGCTCGCCACAGGTCCTGACCGGCGGGCGTGGTGTGCAGGGCGTGCCGTCGCGCGTCGCCGGGCGGCCGCTGGTACGTGACGGCTCCGGCCTCCTGGAGGTGGCGCAGGGCGCGGGCGACCTCGTAGCGGGGCAGGTCCAGCGTGCGGGCGAGGTCGCTGGGTGTCTGGGGGCCTGCCTGCACGTGACTGAGGATCAGGAAGGCGCGCAGGTCGAGGTCGTTGTGCTCGCGGCGCAGAGCGGCCTGCACCTGTCCGCTGATGCCCTGCCACGCCGTCCAGTAGGCGGCCAGAAACCGCAGCGGCTGCCGCGAGAGGTCCAGCTCGTGCGGATCAGGTGACATGATTGCATTCTGCAACAATCCACGCGCCGGTGGCTGAGGACCGGGTGAAGGAGCACGCGGCACAACAGACAGGGCATCGGGAGGGGAAGCGTGACGTGAGCGGTCACAGCGGTGTCCAGTTGCACCCCGGGGCCAAGGGCACGCCCCAGGGCTCCCCGTCCAACCGCTGTCCTTCTCAGGTGCTCGCTCTGCGGCGCAGCTCTTCGGGTCCGCTCAATTCAGAGATATTGAGAAAACCCTTCAATACCTCTGAATTCTGCTGTCAGATCGTGCGCCCGCTGTGGGCTACCATCCATCACCCAAAAAGTAAGGGGGTGGACGCCGCCACGTCCACCCAGGGGGTTCAGGGTTGGGGGGTCAGTGTTTGAAGTGGCGTGAGCCGGTGAACACCATGCTGATGCCCAGTTCGTTGCACGCGGCGATCACTTCGGGGTCGCGTTTGGCGCCGCCGGGTTGCAGGATCGCCGTGACGCCCACGCTCGCCGCGAGGCGCACCACGTCGTCGAAGGGGAAGAACGCCTCGGACGCCAGGACGGACCCCTGGGCCTTCTCGCCCGCGTTCGCCACGGCGCGTTCGGCGGCCCAGATGCGGCTCACGGCGCCCGCGCCCAGGCCGACCGTCACGCCATCTTTGGCGAGGACGACGGCGTTGCTGCGGGCGTGTTTCACGGTCGCCCACGCGAAGCGCAGGTCCAGCCATTCCTGCTCGGTCGGTTCGCGTTTGGTCACGACCTCGGGGCACAGGTCGTCCCAGGGGCGCGCGTCGCGTTCCTGCACGGCGAACCCGCCGGTCAGGGGCCGCACGTCCAGCACGCTGACACCCTGCGCGGGCGCGGCGACGAGAACACGCAGGTCCGGTTTCTTCTCCGCGAACCACGCGGCAGCCTCGGGTGTGACCTCGGGCGCGATGAGCACCTCCAGGAAGGTGCCGCGCGTCGCCTGCGCCGCCTCCAGCGTCACGGGCTGGCTGACGGCGACCACGCCGCCGAACACGCTCAGGGTGTCCGCGTCACGGGCGCGTTCCCAGGCGGTCTTCACGTCCGCCGCGACGGCCACGCCGCAGGGGTTGGCGTGCTTGACCGCCACGCACACGGCGGCGTGCTCGGGCAGCGCCGATTCCTGCGCGGCGAGTTCCTGGCACAGCGCCCAGGCGGCGTCCGCGTCGGCGTAGTTGTTGAAGCTCATGGGCTTGCCCGCCACGACCTGCGCGTCGATGACGGGGCCGCTGGCGCTCCCCAGGCGGTAGATCGCGCCGGGCTGGTGGGGGTTCTCGCCGTAGCGGACCTGCGCGGCGCGCGTCAGGTTCAGCGTCAGCGTCTCGGGCAGCGCGGTGGGCAGCTCGTCGCTGGCGCCGGTCAGGTACGTGGTGATGGCGGCGTCGTACTCGCTGGTGTGCCGGTACGCCTTCGCGGCGAGGCGGCGTCGCTCGGCGTCACTGACCTCGTCCTGCAACGCCACGGAGTAGTCGGCGGGGTCCACCAGCACGAGCACGCCCGCGTGGTTCTTCGCTGCCGAGCGGATCATGGCGGGGCCGCCGATGTCGATGTTCTCGATCACGTCCGCGTCGGGCGCGCCGCGCGCCACCGTCTCCCGGAACGGGTAGAGGTTCACGCACACCAGATCGATCGTGCCGATCCCGTGCGCCTCCAGCTGCCCCAGGTGTCTGGGTTCGCGCACCGCGAGGATGCCGCCGTGCACGGCCGGGTGCAGCGTCTTCACGCGGCCGTCCAGCATCTCGGGGAAGCCCGTCACGTCGCTCACCTGCCGCGCCGCAATCCCGGCCTGCACGATGCTCTGGTACGTGCCCCCCGTGCTGAGGATCTCCCAGCCGCGCGCCTCGAGCTGCCGCGCGAACTCCACGACGCCCGTCTTGTCGCTCACCGAGATGAGGGCCCTTCTGCTCTGTGTCCCATGCTGCGTCACTGTGACCTCCGAGGACCCCGCCAGCAGAGGCGGGGATCGACCCAGGCGCGCGATCAGGAAAAAAGTCCGTGTCGGGGGCTTCCCCGTGGTGTGCCCACGTTCAGCGCCAGTCGCCCCCCGGCCCAGCGGGCAGTGTACCGTCACGGGGCGCACGTGACCCCGCCCACCCCGGTCAGCAGTCCCGGACGCACCCACCCGACCAGCACCGCGCCGGGCGTGCCGGGGAGCAGCATGAGTCCTTTACCCTCCGGGTGGATGACGGAAATACGCAGCGCGGCCCGCCTCCGCTTCCTACAGTGGAGGTCAGGTCAGGAGGTTCAGTTGCGCCACGCGTCCCCCACCCTCCCCACGATCCTGGACACCTTCGAGCGGCAATTCGCCCGGACCGGGTTTCTGCCGCCCCAGGCGCCCGTCCTCACGCTGCCCGGCCCGTACCAGGTGGTACCCGACCTGATCCCCACACTGGCCAGCGCGTACGGCGACACCGGCGTCCGGCCCCTGATCCGGGAGGCGGTCGCGTCGTGGCCCCGCGACCTGCACGCGGGGCTGGCCGCGCTGGACGCCGATCAGCGCGACGCGCTGCTGTCGGCCACCACGATCCTGATGCACCTGTACCGCTGGAACGCCGTGCCGGTGGACCCCGCGCGCTTTCACGAGCACCCGGAGTTCCCGCGTGCCCTGGCGCACCTGTTCCGGACGCTGAGTGACGCGCGGGACCTGCCGCCCTGCGGCAGCCTGTACACCCTGAAGTACCTGAACTGGCGCAGCCCCGACGTGACGCCCGGCGAACCGTACGACGCGGACACGCTGCACGCCGG
The Deinococcus sedimenti DNA segment above includes these coding regions:
- a CDS encoding cytochrome P450 encodes the protein MTVPESTPAPRCPFGGDALTRRADRPDQPGAAPTPDPRGVVQVHSFQGARDVLRSEAVTQAGFSAETVNEAGILKRRPVLFTEGEEHHEMRRDTARYFTPAAVATYQPMIAALSDDLIGQLATRGEANIDDLSLTLAVQVASQVVGLTSSRLPGLEHRVMRFVEHDGNSEPGLSPEKGRLHSILDQRHLLAFYLLDVKPAIQARRRARRDDLISHLIDREYSDIEILTECLTYGTAGMVTTREFITVATWHLLRAPDLRAEYVHGTEKERLDILHEILRLEPVVSTLYRRAQTELTVDGQTIPQGTLLALNLADVNTDPGVAGADPAALCPARPLPRGVQAPVMAFGDGHHRCPGAFLAIKETDTFLRRLLIWQDLRLVQEPRVTFNEVVKGYELRGLRVALGRA
- a CDS encoding MarR family winged helix-turn-helix transcriptional regulator; amino-acid sequence: MSPDPHELDLSRQPLRFLAAYWTAWQGISGQVQAALRREHNDLDLRAFLILSHVQAGPQTPSDLARTLDLPRYEVARALRHLQEAGAVTYQRPPGDARRHALHTTPAGQDLWRAAMQTVQHATQPALDRLGPQLNTVTAGLEALTDLSPTSPEATP
- the purH gene encoding bifunctional phosphoribosylaminoimidazolecarboxamide formyltransferase/IMP cyclohydrolase, giving the protein MTQHGTQSRRALISVSDKTGVVEFARQLEARGWEILSTGGTYQSIVQAGIAARQVSDVTGFPEMLDGRVKTLHPAVHGGILAVREPRHLGQLEAHGIGTIDLVCVNLYPFRETVARGAPDADVIENIDIGGPAMIRSAAKNHAGVLVLVDPADYSVALQDEVSDAERRRLAAKAYRHTSEYDAAITTYLTGASDELPTALPETLTLNLTRAAQVRYGENPHQPGAIYRLGSASGPVIDAQVVAGKPMSFNNYADADAAWALCQELAAQESALPEHAAVCVAVKHANPCGVAVAADVKTAWERARDADTLSVFGGVVAVSQPVTLEAAQATRGTFLEVLIAPEVTPEAAAWFAEKKPDLRVLVAAPAQGVSVLDVRPLTGGFAVQERDARPWDDLCPEVVTKREPTEQEWLDLRFAWATVKHARSNAVVLAKDGVTVGLGAGAVSRIWAAERAVANAGEKAQGSVLASEAFFPFDDVVRLAASVGVTAILQPGGAKRDPEVIAACNELGISMVFTGSRHFKH